GAGACGTCCGATTTGGAACGCGATTTGTTCATTCGCGGAATGGAAAGCGAAGACGGATCCATCGAAACCTTCCGCGTCCATGAAAAGGCGGATTTCATCATCGACGAACAAGCGGTGCAAATCGCGCCGCTTCACAGGCAGTTCGCATCAAAACCGGTATGGGACCGCGTTTTGGCCATTTTTGCAGGACCATTCATGAATTTCTTCCTCGCGTTTTTGCTTTTTGTTATCTATGCTCTGATTAACGGCATCCCGACACATGAAGCAAAGCTCGGCAAACTGATCCCGAATCAGCCGGCGATCGAATCGGGCTTGCACCAAGGCGACCGAGTATTGGCGGTCAACGGCAATCCGGTCAATTCTTGGAGAGAACTTGTCACCGTCATTCAAAACCATCCGGGAGAAAGCCTCGTTTTTAAAATTAAACGCGGGGATACTGTTAAAAAAATTTCCGTTACGCCGCGGGCGCAAAAAATGAACAACGGCGAAGTGGAAGGCAAAATTGGTGCTTATGAAGCGATGAGATATTCGTTTATCGGTTCGTTTCACTATGGGTTGGTGAAAACCGCGCAGTGGTCGACCGTCATTTTCGATGCCGTCGGCAAGCTCGTTACTGGACAGATCGGTTTGAACAGCTTGTCGGGACCGGTAGGTATCTACAATTATACGGGCGTCGTCGCGCAAAACAGCGGAATTTCCGGTTTGATGCAATGGGCGGCCGCGTTAAGCATCAACATCGGTATTTTTAATTTATTGCCGCTCCCCGCTCTCGACGGTGGAAGGTTGTTGTTCCTTTTCTTCGAAGCGCTGCGCGGCAAACCGGTCGATCCGCAAAAGGAATCGCTCATGCATTTGGTCGGCTTCGCCTTTTTGCTGTTGCTCATGATCGTGGTCACTTGGAACGACATTCATCAATTTTTTCTTAATCAATAAATGAAAAATAGGCTACAGCGGACCGCCGATTCGTTGGTCGGCGTCGTCCGCTGAATTTCTTGGACAGAGGTGCGGAAAATGAGACAAAATCAAGCGTTTGTTCCCACTTTGCGAGACGTGCCCTCCGATGCGGAAGCCGCGAGTCACCGGCTTTTGTTGCGTGCGGGTTTTATTCGTCAAAATGCTGCGGGCATCTATTCTTTCTTGCCGCTCGGAAAACGAGTGTTGGACAAAGTCCAACAGATTGTGAGAGAGGAAATGGACCGTGCGGGGGCGCAAGAGTTGCTCATGCCGGCGATTCAGCCTGCCGAACTATGGCATGAAACCGGGCGGTGGGAGTTGTACGGACCTGAATTGATGCGATTGCGCGACCGCCATGAACGTGAGTTTGCGCTTGGCGCCACCGGCGAAGAATTGATTACGAGTTTGGCTCGCGAAGTGAATTCATATAAAAGATTGCCGATGACGCTTTACCAAATCCAAACGAAATACCGTGACGAGAAACGGCCTCGTTTTGGTCTGCTCCGCGGCAGGGAATTTCTCATGAAAGATGCGTACTCGTTTAATACGAGCATCGAAAGTCTTGACGAAAGTTATCAGCAAATGTATGAAGCTTATGAAAAAGTATTTACCCGCTGCGGCTTGCGTTTCCGCGCGGTGCTTGCCGATTCCGGAGAAATGGGCGGGAAGGACACGCAGGAATTCATGGCATTAGCGGAGATCGGCGAAGACACGATCGCCTATTCAGATGCATCTTCGTATGCGTCGAACGTTGAGATGGCGGAAGTGATCGATTTTTACGAAAAAAGCGATGAACCTGAACGTGAACGGGGAAAAATCGACCGGACAACCTTCGAAAACGCCCCTGCGTCGAAACGGTTGCAGTCGCGGCTGTATGCTGTGGATGACCGTTACGTTCTCGTCGTTCTGCGCGGAGATCATTCGTTAAATGAGGTTAAATTTAGAAACGCCTTGTCGGCTCGAAAAATTGAACTTGTCGACGACAAAACCGTTGAAGCGTTGTTCAACTGCGACACGGATGCACTCGGACCCTTCCATATCCCTGATGATGTGAAAGTGACGGCCGATTATGCAGTACGTCATCTCGTCAACGGATTCAGCGGGGCGGGCGAAACCGATACTTATTACGAAAATGTTAATCCAGAAAGGGATTTTTCCGTCGAAGCGTTTTATGATTTGCGCGAAATTCAAGAAGGGGATCCTTCTCCGGACGGAAAAGGGACCATCCGTTTTGCCCGCGGAATCGAAGTCGGACAAATTTTCAAACTCGGAACGTTTTACAGCGAAACGATGAACGCCCATTATTTGGATGAAAACGGAAAGGCGTGTCCAATGATCATGGGTTGTTACGGAATCGGCGTTTCTCGTACGGTGGCGGCGATTGTCGAGCAGCATCACGATGAGGACGGCATGATTTGGCCGCTTGCGGTTGCACCTTACCAACTGCATCTAATCGCCGTGAACATGAAAAACGACGCACAGGCAGAAACCGCAGAACGTTTGTACGAAACGTTGAACAAAAGCTATGAGGTGTTGTTCGACGACAGGAAAGAACGAGCAGGCGTGAAATTCGCGGATGCAGATTTGATCGGATTGCCGGTTCGGATCACCGTCGGAAAGAAGGCGGCGGAAGGAATCGTCGAACTGAAAGTGAGAGCGACCGGAGAAGTGCGGGAAGTCCGCGCGGACGAAATTGAAACGGTGTTGCCGGAACTGCTGAAATCGTTGGCCGGCGAGTAATTGAGTTACCGGAGGGGGGAAAGACGGTGGAGCGAGAGGGATTGGAAAAGACGAAAAAATTTCAAGTGCTTCTCGAACAGTTGGAAGTTCCAGCTGAACTGATCGAACGTCATTTTCAAGGGGCGGCACTAGAGAAGCTGATCGTCGACACGAACGAACGCGGCTGGCACTTTTGCTTCTCCTTGCCCGCCCCTTTGCCGTATAACGTGCACGAATGGATGAAGGCTCGGCTCGAAGAAAAATTTGCGAACATCGCGTCGGTATCCTTTTCGGTTCAAGCGCAAAAATGTGTGATTGACGAGAAAATGCTCGCCGACTACTGGCCGCATTGCGTAGAAGCTTTGTCCGGTTTGTCGGAATCGTT
The sequence above is a segment of the Bacillales bacterium genome. Coding sequences within it:
- a CDS encoding proline--tRNA ligase: MRQNQAFVPTLRDVPSDAEAASHRLLLRAGFIRQNAAGIYSFLPLGKRVLDKVQQIVREEMDRAGAQELLMPAIQPAELWHETGRWELYGPELMRLRDRHEREFALGATGEELITSLAREVNSYKRLPMTLYQIQTKYRDEKRPRFGLLRGREFLMKDAYSFNTSIESLDESYQQMYEAYEKVFTRCGLRFRAVLADSGEMGGKDTQEFMALAEIGEDTIAYSDASSYASNVEMAEVIDFYEKSDEPERERGKIDRTTFENAPASKRLQSRLYAVDDRYVLVVLRGDHSLNEVKFRNALSARKIELVDDKTVEALFNCDTDALGPFHIPDDVKVTADYAVRHLVNGFSGAGETDTYYENVNPERDFSVEAFYDLREIQEGDPSPDGKGTIRFARGIEVGQIFKLGTFYSETMNAHYLDENGKACPMIMGCYGIGVSRTVAAIVEQHHDEDGMIWPLAVAPYQLHLIAVNMKNDAQAETAERLYETLNKSYEVLFDDRKERAGVKFADADLIGLPVRITVGKKAAEGIVELKVRATGEVREVRADEIETVLPELLKSLAGE
- the rseP gene encoding RIP metalloprotease RseP, which codes for METFIAIVIIFGLLISIHELGHLIMAKRAGILCREFAIGFGPKLFSIRKNETIYTIRLLPIGGFVRMAGEDPETIELKPGQRVGLTFNREGEVDRIIVNHQSKHPDARFVTVETSDLERDLFIRGMESEDGSIETFRVHEKADFIIDEQAVQIAPLHRQFASKPVWDRVLAIFAGPFMNFFLAFLLFVIYALINGIPTHEAKLGKLIPNQPAIESGLHQGDRVLAVNGNPVNSWRELVTVIQNHPGESLVFKIKRGDTVKKISVTPRAQKMNNGEVEGKIGAYEAMRYSFIGSFHYGLVKTAQWSTVIFDAVGKLVTGQIGLNSLSGPVGIYNYTGVVAQNSGISGLMQWAAALSINIGIFNLLPLPALDGGRLLFLFFEALRGKPVDPQKESLMHLVGFAFLLLLMIVVTWNDIHQFFLNQ